CAGTTTTTTCTGTGCGAAGAACGTCATGCAAGGTTCTTTTTCCCGCGGAGTGTATTTCGTCCTGCGAACGATTTTAAATGTCACACGTTCGATTGAGGCTTTGATCTGGGCGATTATATTTTCTGTGTGGGTTGGAATTGGTCCGTTTGCGGGAATGCTGGCGCTTATGATTCACTCTATTGCTTCTTTGGCGAAGCAATATTCGGAAATGGTGGAGTCCGTTGAAGAAGGACCTATTGAAGCCATCGAATCGACGGGTGCCGGTAAACTGCAAACCATTTGGTATGCGATTGTTCCTCAAGTGCTTTTGCCGTATATTTCATTTACGGTGTACCGCTGGGATATCAACGTGCGCATGGCGACTATCATTGGTCTGGTCGGAGGCGGAGGTATCGGGACGATGCTTGTACAATATCAAGGACAGGCAATGTGGCGTGAAGTCGGTTGTATCATTGTGGTTATCGCCGTGGTCGTGTGGGCTTTGGATCAAGCCTCTGCGCATATTCGCGAAGCCTTGAAGTAATTCTGCAAAGAAGGTGATGTATGTCGGAAGTCAGCTCTTACAAAGTTCAAATCAAAGAACATCATGTCGATTCTTATGGGCATGTGAATAACGCGACTTATCTGTCGTTGTACGAGGAAGCACGCTGGGAACTCATCACGCCTCGCGGTTACGGCTTTAACGATATTCATCGTTTGAAACAAGGTCCGGTCATTTTGGAGGTCCATCTTAAATTCCTCCGCGAAATCCGTTTGCGCGAAACCATCAACATTACGACGAAGCTTGTCGGCTACAAAGGTAAAATCGGTCAGATGCTGCAGCAGATGGTTAAAGAAGACGGCACCGTAGCCAGCGAAGCTCTTTTCACTTTCGGTCTTTTCGATATGAAGGAAAGAAAATTGATTGAGCCCACAGCCGAGTGGAAAAAAGCTCTCGCCATCGAGTAGATCTTTTTTCGCATTTTATAGTCTGAACTTCTGCCAGGGACTCGTGAATCGCTTCGATCACGAGTTTTCCTTTTTTTACGTCTGAGATGTACGTGTCTCCAGCATGAAGGATGATATCACTTCCTTCTCCCGGCTGGGTCAGCCATAGGCAACCGCGAAAGCACCGTACTTTTACGTTCTGAGACGATTGCGTGTAAAGGTCACCTTTGGATAAGTGAATGTGGTTGCTATCACCCATTTCACACCTCTGACGCTTATAATACCTTTAAGTCTTTAATGGATACAGATACAGATAGTATGAATATTCATGGGTACAGTTTTCAAATCGGCTGTATTTGAGGTATAGTTGGATCATGGGCCAAAAAGAACAAATGCTTTACGAAAAAGTCGCTACCGACGTTGAATCCCAAATTCGTCGCGGAGCTATTCAGGTAGGGGACAAGATCACGTCCATCCGCAAGCAGAGCGAGATTATGGGTGTCAGCGTGAACACGGTTCTGCAAGCGTATTTGTTGCTAGAGCAAAAGGGCCTCATCGAGTCGCGGGCGCAATCGGGATTTTATGTCTCGGCTTTTCAAATCACGGAGGAAGTGCGCAAAGAAACTGAAATTCAGAAAAAACCAGCAGCTATTCAAATTCCTGATCTTGTGGCTGAAATGCTCGAAGTCGCAAGCCGTGCGAATTATCTGAATTTGGGAGCCGCATGTCTGGCTTCGGAACTTTATCCCAATGCGGCTTTGGCGCGTATCACACGATCCGTTCTGCGCAAAACAGCAGAGATCAACGCACGTTACGAATTTTCACCTGGAAGTTTGGAACTTCGCCAGCAGATCGCCAAACGCCTGACCCGTCAGGGAAACAAAGTTGCCGCCGAAGATCTTGTTATTACCAACGGCGCTCAAGAAGCTCTGCACTTAGCGTTAAGAACGCTGATGAAAAATGGGGATACGGTTTTGATCGAATCACCGAATTATTTCGGAGTTCTCCAGGCCATTGCGGATTTAGGCATGAAAGTGATCGAAGTGCCTGCGGATGCGCGTTGGGGAGTCGATCCCGATGACGTAAAAAAAATTCTTTCGCGCTACAAAATAGCGGGTGCGGTGATGATGCCGAACTTTAACAATCCCTTGGGTTCCCGCATGCCTGATGCGAACAAAAAAGAAGTGATGAAAGTTTTTAGTAAGTTTGGGACACCTGTGATTGAGGATGACGTTTATGGTGATCTCGATTTTTCAGGCGTTCGTCCTAAACTTCTTCGGCACTTTGACGAAGAAGGCTTGGTCCTGACCTGTTCCTCTTTTTCAAAGACTGTGGCACCAGGTTCCCGATGCGGGTGGATTTTGCCGGGAAAACACCTGTCGCTGTTTCGGAACTATCAGATCAGCTCCACTTTGGGAATCAATCGTTTGCAGCAAAAGATTTTGGCGGAGTTTCTGGCATCAGGAAGTTATGAGCGTCATCTTCGCAAATTGCGTCCACTCCTGCATCTGCAAGTGCAAAAGATTTCTCAGGCTGTTCTGCGGTATTTTCCGGAAGGAACGCGGATCACGCAACCTCAGGGTGGCTTTATGTTGTGGGTCGAGTTGCCGAAAGAAATCGATTCGGTTCTTTTGTACTCTCAGGCGGCGGCGAAAAAAATCAGTATTGCACCGGGCGTGATGTTTTCAGCCAACGGAAATTATCGCAATTACATTCGCTTGAATTGTGGTCTGCCGTGGAGATCCGATGTGGAGGCGGCGATCAAAACGCTCGGTGGGCTTGCGCGCCAGCAAGTGGAAGGTTAGGCGGCTTTCGCAACAGGCAAGGCCACAACCGTCAGAAAGAATTTTCCTTTGCTTGTAGAGAAAGGAATCATCATTCCCGCAGAGCCTTGAGGACACGTTACTTTTTGATTGGCGCCAAGAACTACCCGCGGAGTTGTCATCTGGACGCCATAGCTTGTGATCTCAGCTTTG
This region of Bdellovibrio sp. 22V genomic DNA includes:
- a CDS encoding PLP-dependent aminotransferase family protein, with the translated sequence MGQKEQMLYEKVATDVESQIRRGAIQVGDKITSIRKQSEIMGVSVNTVLQAYLLLEQKGLIESRAQSGFYVSAFQITEEVRKETEIQKKPAAIQIPDLVAEMLEVASRANYLNLGAACLASELYPNAALARITRSVLRKTAEINARYEFSPGSLELRQQIAKRLTRQGNKVAAEDLVITNGAQEALHLALRTLMKNGDTVLIESPNYFGVLQAIADLGMKVIEVPADARWGVDPDDVKKILSRYKIAGAVMMPNFNNPLGSRMPDANKKEVMKVFSKFGTPVIEDDVYGDLDFSGVRPKLLRHFDEEGLVLTCSSFSKTVAPGSRCGWILPGKHLSLFRNYQISSTLGINRLQQKILAEFLASGSYERHLRKLRPLLHLQVQKISQAVLRYFPEGTRITQPQGGFMLWVELPKEIDSVLLYSQAAAKKISIAPGVMFSANGNYRNYIRLNCGLPWRSDVEAAIKTLGGLARQQVEG
- the phnE gene encoding phosphonate ABC transporter, permease protein PhnE: MLFRRTIFDGILFAFLLSVLATVVISPSEEQLLQLGTVALIVFIFFIAGCGLSLVLKRFHVVTSGDILFKTSAASEEISWYKTFWGWQLALSFTLAFLVAFAKTEFSLIELLDESGFAGAMRLFQGLFNPNWDVLPRAVLNIVETIFMAFLATTLAIPFAFVLSFFCAKNVMQGSFSRGVYFVLRTILNVTRSIEALIWAIIFSVWVGIGPFAGMLALMIHSIASLAKQYSEMVESVEEGPIEAIESTGAGKLQTIWYAIVPQVLLPYISFTVYRWDINVRMATIIGLVGGGGIGTMLVQYQGQAMWREVGCIIVVIAVVVWALDQASAHIREALK
- a CDS encoding acyl-CoA thioesterase, with translation MSEVSSYKVQIKEHHVDSYGHVNNATYLSLYEEARWELITPRGYGFNDIHRLKQGPVILEVHLKFLREIRLRETINITTKLVGYKGKIGQMLQQMVKEDGTVASEALFTFGLFDMKERKLIEPTAEWKKALAIE
- a CDS encoding DUF2917 domain-containing protein — encoded protein: MGDSNHIHLSKGDLYTQSSQNVKVRCFRGCLWLTQPGEGSDIILHAGDTYISDVKKGKLVIEAIHESLAEVQTIKCEKRSTRWRELFSTRLWAQSIFFPSYRKDRK